A region of Trypanosoma brucei brucei TREU927 chromosome 1, complete sequence DNA encodes the following proteins:
- a CDS encoding septum formation protein MAF homologue, putative, producing MHTKRQREGRGEYFYSLFSSSSRDQHQSSFCRPLMVLQHLELLRKKRILLASASPRRLEILKIIGLDVHVCPSGVAEDLPKSEFKCGGDYALCTAKLKAKHIIRQKMEAANSGSGKTQSGSRSRLPFDVLIAADTVSTMPAHEGDGTIDIIEKPSTREEAAATMRRLSGNSHEMWTGVAIAVVCGKNSTDDDGGVGDNCEELIRWFELKVCTTVHFAVLSEAEILAYTSCPDNWAGKAAGYGIQGIAACMIRSIEGDYYNVMGLPLQAVCALFDKLIDEGIISHN from the coding sequence ATGCACACGAAGCggcaaagggaaggaagaggggagtATTTCTACTCGTTATTCTCCAGTAGCAGCCGTGACCAGCACCAGTCCTCCTTTTGCCGGCCTTTAATGGTGCTACAGCATCTTGAACTTCTTCGAAAGAAGCGTATTTTGCTCGCGTCTGCCTCACCGCGGCGCCTAGAAATACTTAAAATCATCGGACTTGATGTCCACGTATGTCCATCGGGTGTTGCAGAGGATTTACCAAAGAGTGAGTTCAAGTGCGGTGGGGATTACGCTCTCTGCACTGCAAAGCTGAAAGCTAAACACATAATTAGACAGAAAATGGAAGCGGCCAACAGTGGCAGTGGGAAAACGCAAAGTGGTTCACGCAGTCGCTTGCCGTTTGATGTGCTCATTGCGGCTGATACCGTTTCGACGATGCCCGCTCACGAGGGCGACGGTACAATCGACATCATTGAGAAACCTTCGACCCGCGAGGAGGCGGCCGCCACGATGCGACGGTTGTCTGGAAACTCACATGAGATGTGGACCGGCGTCGCCATTGCTGTGGTGTGCGGAAAGAACTCCACAGATGACGATGGAGGCGTCGGGGACAACTGTGAGGAGTTGATACGTTGGTTTGAGTTGAAGGTGTGCACCACCGTGCACTTCGCGGTGTTGTCGGAAGCTGAAATATTGGCTTACACCAGCTGCCCAGATAACTGGGCTGGTAAGGCGGCGGGTTATGGTATTCAGGGTATCGCTGCCTGCATGATCCGCTCTATAGAGGGAGATTACTACAATGTTATGGGGCTTCCGCTTCAGGCTGTGTGTGCTTTGTTTGACAAACTCATCGATGAGGGGATAATTTCACACAATTAG
- a CDS encoding zinc-binding phosphatase, putative codes for MSLGTPCGPLDGERASIDLQHCNADGEAAALIQPTVTEGLPVACAFTITNYRFTIRELPSSNEKDKDEHGKCEGLHFSMPLLSIESWSAPRVAMTAALRAVFQQGRGQTIPEADTGVAEASAASKGGAELPAYKLKICTKHLWDVELLLQGKRMEGTGRSLEALRVVQHLKDMPAFELYAKRYKGRPEVEDPSGDAGHNHEGGSGGNADEDLINSVEFGWNLYNEDRELERQLCLSPGSEIPSVSDTQRAGPMRDLRPWFRLTRVQQPLNRYGRTPTYPFRIVVPNAASDELLLDVMSARSRARIPAVSFVYLRNGAALARCSQPLTRSSLMRADGELCSMLTNDYTEHNAAPNQDMSKTRAAAAAVVETVAQTSTKPPPPLFDTDVEEGKTSGKETCGSSPVNQQQEDLPRRQRTLVVMDCRPYSAALGNANLGGGYENGSTHYFCDVRFGNIENIHAVSKSFAKLKELIQRFSGTEPKSGFLQKLHETKWLQHIQNVMQCSNNIADSLERGESCLVHCTDGWDRTPQTVATAMLLLDPFYRTIVGFCVLVEKEFCSMGHKFAERCSHQVKGDTVYVLDPGVSASDTEAQPPSQQQHQQQQQLQPSPIFVQWMDVVFQIVRQFPRRFEFTPRLLEYLSTEVYACLHGTFLCNGEKERMFEGVRLNTASIWTDIVRTALREREGKAPLYFVNPAYDSAAAWEFISKRKGCGINRISPNCSSKRIVFWESFYLRHDGDTGSTELLDALAYEHMHQKRGTTTPVGVKFHEEWEKYFNDLIREACEARKREVVEMRNLQQNLEVQRPPQGVDSTSRSSGPKMCHWCHKTFGLLSKFTTVRCSHCGHIHCSDCMETEVKGKKLCRSCYSAHKLNSA; via the coding sequence ATGTCGTTGGGTACGCCATGTGGGCCATTGGACGGCGAGAGGGCTTCCATCGATCTTCAGCACTGCAACGCGGACGGTGAGGCGGCGGCGCTGATTCAACCAACAGTGACGGAAGGCCTACCCGTCGCCTGCGCTTTCACAATAACAAACTATCGTTTTACTATACGCGAGTTACCCAGTAGCAACGAGAAGGATAAGGACGAACACGGCAAATGTGAAGGCCTTCACTTCTCCATGCCGTTGCTTTCAATTGAATCGTGGAGTGCACCGCGTGTGGCAATGACGGCGGCACTCCGCGCCGTGTTCCAGCAGGGCCGCGGGCAAACAATACCCGAGGCGGATACGGGCGTAGCGGAAGCGTCGGCAGCTTCCAAAGGGGGAGCGGAACTACCGGCGTACAAGCTGAAGATTTGCACAAAACATCTTTGGGATGTGGAGCTTCTGCTACAGGGAAAACGCATGGAGGGTACTGGAAGGAGTTTAGAGGCACTTCGCGTTGTCCAGCATCTGAAGGATATGCCAGCCTTTGAACTCTATGCAAAGAGATACAAGGGCCGCCCTGAAGTTGAAGACCCAAGCGGCGATGCTGGACACAACCATGAAGGAggcagcggcggcaacgCGGATGAGGATCTTATCAATTCTGTTGAGTTTGGCTGGAACTTGTACAATGAGGACCGGGAACTGGAGCGGCAGTTGTGTCTTTCTCCGGGTAGTGAAATACCAAGCGTTAGCGATACACAACGGGCGGGGCCGATGCGAGACCTGCGCCCATGGTTTCGGCTTACGCGAGTTCAACAGCCGCTTAATAGGTACGGTAGGACACCAACGTATCCTTTCCGTATCGTAGTGCCCAATGCTGCCAGTGATGAACTGCTATTAGATGTTATGTCGGCCCGTTCACGCGCACGCATTCCGGCGGTGTCGTTTGTTTACCTCCGCAATGGCGCCGCATTAGCTCGTTGCTCACAGCCACTCACGCGCTCGTCGTTGATGCGCGCCGACGGCGAGTTGTGCAGCATGTTGACTAACGACTACACCGAACATAATGCTGCGCCCAATCAAGATATGAGCAAAACccgtgctgctgcagcagccgtGGTGGAAACTGTGGCACAAACCTCCACAAAACCTCCGCCACCCCTATTCGACACGGACGTAGAAGAGGGGAAGACATcgggaaaagaaacttgcGGTTCCTCCCCTGTTaatcagcagcaggaggatTTGCCACGGCGGCAGCGGACACTCGTAGTTATGGATTGTCGCCCGTATTCTGCAGCGCTGGGTAATGCTAACTTAGGTGGCGGATATGAAAACGGTTCCACGCACTACTTTTGTGACGTGAGGTTTGGTAACATTGAAAATATTCATGCCGTCAGTAAGTCCTTTGCAAAGTTGAAGGAGCTCATTCAGCGGTTCAGCGGAACGGAACCGAAAAGTGGCTTCCTTCAAAAGTTGCATGAAACCAAATGGCTCCAGCATATACAGAATGTGATGCAGTGCTCGAATAACATTGCGGATTCGCTTGAGCGTGGTGAGTCTTGCCTCGTACATTGCACGGATGGCTGGGATCGCACCCCGCAGACTGTCGCGACCGCAATGCTCCTGTTGGATCCTTTTTACAGAACCATTGTGGGGTTCTGTGTGTTAGTGGAAAAGGAATTTTGTTCGATGGGCCATAAGTTTGCTGAGCGTTGCAGTCACCAAGTGAAGGGAGACACGGTTTATGTCTTGGACCCTGGTGTTTCAGCGTCAGACACGGAAGCGCAACCTCCaagccaacaacaacatcagcagcagcagcaacttcaGCCCTCACCCATCTTTGTGCAGTGGATGGATGTAGTGTTTCAAATTGTGAGGCAATTCCCGCGTCGCTTCGAATTCACCCCGCGGCTGCTGGAATATCTGAGCACTGAGGTTTATGCCTGTCTTCATGGAACGTTTCTCTGCAACGGGGAAAAGGAACGAATGTTTGAGGGAGTTCGCTTGAACACAGCCTCCATATGGACTGATATTGTGCGGACTGCATTGAGGGAACGGGAGGGAAAAGCACCGCTTTACTTTGTTAACCCCGCATATGACTCAGCGGCGGCGTGGGAATTCATatcaaagaggaaaggatGTGGTATCAATCGCATCTCCCCCAATTGCAGTAGCAAGCGCATTGTATTTTGGGAATCCTTTTATTTGCGCCATGATGGTGACACCGGCAGCACCGAGTTGCTCGATGCATTGGCATACGAACACATGCACCAAAAAAGGGGTACCACAACACCTGTCGGAGTTAAGTTTCATGAGGAATgggaaaaatattttaatgaCCTCATCCGTGAGGCCTGTGAAGCCCGAAAACGGGAGGTGGTTGAAATGAGGAACCTTCAACAAAATCTCGAAGTGCAGCGCCCTCCCCAAGGCGTGGATTCAACTTCACGGTCAAGTGGTCCGAAAATGTGTCATTGGTGTCATAAAACTTTCGGTTTGCTTAGTAAATTCACTACTGTGCGGTGTAGTCACTGTGGACACATCCATTGTAGTGACTGTATGGAAACTGAAGTTAAGGGCAAAAAACTCTGCCGTAGTTGCTATAGTGCACACAAGTTAAATAGTGCATAG
- a CDS encoding leucine-rich repeat protein (LRRP), putative, translated as MSTSKSEKGEESFAEGESNNESDDDSGNDGGHEANNNNNNCNNGSAEACTKEETPVARNGNNSESPPQQEEKPATQSSILALSWCWGMVDLLRLKNFTELTEVNVNNCVDLATLMGLKYCKKLKRLNLHKCTKLQDLSEAGSCWRLETLIVCECERLENLRGLGGHQRLSCVRISRCGMLAEVNLDGTVKLKKLSIDECWALKEVYVTRCKTLESVALVDCSRLKSLCGLVHLVSLKSLNLEGCISIAEIGTLNTNNKLERLNLGNCFMLTDMEFLNHCMKLKRVVALGVPIDEVVKSNLRNRGVRVIDENDVDESYKCYQRQYLERASVAEKSLQWEENVKEILSYPR; from the coding sequence ATGTCGACATCAAAATCtgaaaaaggtgaagaaagTTTTGCAGAGGGAGAAAGTAATAACGAAAGTGATGATGACAGTGGTAATGATGGCGGGCATGaagcaaataataataataataattgcaACAATGGAAGTGCTGAGGCCTgcacaaaagaagagacaCCGGTGGCACGGAACGGGAATAATAGCGAATCCCCGCCACAACAAGAAGAGAAACCCGCCACCCAGTCCAGTATTCTTGCGCTTTCTTGGTGTTGGGGAATGGTGGATCTTTTAAGGCTGAAAAATTTCACAGAGTTAACAGAGGTGAATGTTAACAACTGTGTTGACCTCGCAACTCTAATGGGACTGAAATATTGCAAGAAATTGAAAAGACTTAATCTCCACAAGTGTACAAAACTACAAGACCTGTCGGAAGCGGGGAGTTGCTGGAGGTTGGAGACTTTGATTGTGTGCGAATGCGAGCGACTCGAAAATTTGAGAGGGTTGGGGGGTCATCAGAGATTATCGTGCGTCAGAATTTCCCGCTGTGGGATGCTCGCCGAGGTAAACCTCGACGGTACCGTAAAGCTCAAAAAATTGTCCATTGACGAATGCTGGGCACTGAAAGAGGTTTATGTAACAAGATGTAAAACATTAGAATCGGTTGCACTTGTCGACTGCAGCCGACTAAAGAGTTTGTGTGGGCTCGTCCACCTGGTGTCTCTAAAATCACTTAATCTGGAGGGGTGCATAAGCATCGCGGAAATCGGGACCTTGAACACAAATAATAAGTTGGAAAGACTCAACCTTGGAAATTGCTTTATGTTGACAGATATGGAATTTCTGAATCACTGCATGAAGCTGAAGAGAGTGGTGGCTCTGGGAGTCCCCATAGATGAAGTGGTGAAAAGTAATTTAAGGAATAGGGGCGTCAGAGTTATTGATGAAAACGATGTGGATGAATCATACAAGTGTTACCAACGACAATATCTGGAACGGGCATCCGTTGCGGAAAAGTCGTTACAGTGGGAGGAAAATGTTAAGGAAATTCTCTCGTACCCTCGTTAA
- a CDS encoding hypothetical protein, unlikely (gene predicted by glimmer), translated as MNHDCHPTASHKPVCAGAHSRSHTSLSYHIVPNSYRQQKGTPRKLFFPPPPPPPTEGLTSFL; from the coding sequence ATGAATCACGACTGCCATCCGACGGCATCTCATAAACCGGTATGCGCCGGGGCCCACAGCCGATCGCACACTTCTCTAAGTTATCACATCGTTCCAAACTCCTACCGGCAGCAAAAAGGCACGCCGAGGAAGCTTTTCTttccgcccccccccccccccccaaccgAAGGACTTACGAGTTTTCTTTAA
- a CDS encoding hypothetical protein, unlikely (gene predicted by glimmer) has protein sequence MRQQLGKLGIISTAQPEQLRDEQQKQLQDIRVEFANQMKQLQRQNRRYLELLLDMLERGVNR, from the coding sequence ATGCGCCAACAGCTGGGAAAGTTGGGTATTATTTCCACTGCACAACCAGAGCAGTTGAGAGAtgagcagcagaaacaactGCAGGATATACGTGTAGAATTTGCTAATCAAATGAAGCAGCTCCAACGGCAAAACAGGAGGTACTTGGAACTTTTGCTTGATATGTTGGAACGGGGAGTCAATCGATAA
- a CDS encoding hypothetical protein, unlikely (unlikely gene predicted by glimmer), whose product MQWKGWKGNNKTELMVGVVILRLLSALSHGTRARTGTCTCTCTKHTPKAQVSDLRVKTKTRADSTDVKQKKQVVSIKHKARQTAQIFFHMYNVILSYIFHDEYLTTGVTQMFLSCIRIPTFSTVPTSMHS is encoded by the coding sequence ATGCAATGgaaagggtggaaagggaacaaCAAGACGGAATTAATGGTAGGAGTCGTCATCTTACGCCTTTTGTCAGCCCTATCCCATGGCACACGCGCACGCACAGGCACTTGCACTTGCACTTGCACTAAACACACTCCGAAAGCACAAGTCAGCGATTTGcgtgtaaaaacaaaaacacgagCAGACTCTACGgatgtaaaacaaaaaaagcaagtggTTTCCATTAAACATAAGGCACGGCAAACAGCACAGATATTTTTCCACATGTATAACGTCATATTGTCTTACATTTTCCATGATGAGTATCTCACCACTGGAGTCACACAAATGTTCCTCTCATGTATTCGAATACCGACCTTCAGTACCGTGCCCACAAGTATGCACTCGTGA
- a CDS encoding hypothetical protein, conserved (GPI-Anchor Signal predicted for Tb927.1.3400 by DGPI v2.04, no cleavage site predicted) — protein sequence MRHVDVLQSLMVRLVDPEEEEHDWLLISSLFYSLTKLMLPATRVKELYYHYLQVHGSRPAMEAACKDFSNKLSEKLRQRIESTTTTTTATTLAGIHRSSVSGTSAAVGVLDVTKVSAGAAGGEPGIPVGVLSGSPTVATSVWDESGFCGREAAFRKLTSEQKARWHNLRRELISPDILIDLVQQFTLVDGAAVFLAPVVPSTVMEFNGVRSGPYVTVIHQPLSLMCVKRRVLAARRDYELHKHQSGAYLPTGQNNVGVGSRKRERGNGGVTSRASAVSQPPHFSIATNSGEKGNVIRTLQELEQAVWHITANCVMFNAPESYYPYVARKFALACVAIIDDYCTQRIAGV from the coding sequence ATGCGACATGTCGATGTGTTACAGAGTTTGATGGTTCGACTTGTGGATCCCGAGGAGGAAGAGCACGACTGGTTGTTGatttcatctcttttttattctctCACCAAACTAATGCTCCCGGCGACACGTGTGAAGGAGTTGTATTATCATTACCTTCAGGTGCATGGGAGCCGTCCCGCAATGGAAGCCGCCTGCAAGGACTTTAGTAATAAACTCTCAGAAAAGCTGCGGCAGCGCATTGaaagcaccaccaccaccacaacagcaacaacattaGCAGGCATTCATCGGAGTTCCGTTTCCGGAACATCAGCGGCTGTGGGAGTGTTGGATGTGACGAAAGTGTCAGCGGGTGCAGCAGGCGGGGAACCGGGGATTCCTGTTGGTGTTTTGAGTGGTTCACCAACTGTCGCAACATCGGTATGGGATGAAAGTGGATTCTGCGGCCGGGAGGCGGCATTTCGTAAACTCACTTCTGAGCAGAAGGCGCGCTGGCACAATTTGCGGCGGGAACTTATAAGCCCAGATATTCTCATTGATCTCGTACAACAATTCACCCTTGTGGATGGCGCCGCCGTGTTTTTAGCCCCGGTTGTTCCTTCAACCGTGATGGAGTTTAATGGCGTCCGTTCCGGGCCGTATGTTACGGTAATTCATCAGCCACTCTCGCTGATGTGCGTCAAGAGGCGTGTGTTAGCGGCCCGTCGTGATTATGAATTGCACAAACATCAGTCAGGTGCTTACTTGCCTACGGGGCAAAATAATGTAGGCGTTGGATCGCGGAAGCGTGAGCGAGGAAATGGCGGTGTGACATCGAGAGCATCTGCGGTTTCTCAGCCACCACATTTTTCGATTGCAACGAATAGTGGAGAGAAGGGCAATGTGATTAGGACACTACAGGAACTGGAGCAGGCAGTTTGGCACATTACCGCAAATTGTGTTATGTTTAATGCCCCAGAGTCATATTATCCATACGTTGCGCGTAAGTTTGCATTAGCTTGTGTTGCTATCATTGACGACTATTGCACGCAGCGTATTGCAGGTGTTTAG
- a CDS encoding hypothetical protein, unlikely (unlikely gene predicted by glimmer), with protein sequence MCLCVCVKLLWWKSLYLSNKNYNIVSVCFIINIINVINIINLFPSITCSGYEGVNYQYHH encoded by the coding sequence atgtgtttgtgtgtgtgtgtaaaacTTTTATGGTGGAAAAGTTTGTATTTGTCTAACAAAAATTACAACATTGTATCAgtctgttttattattaatattattaatgttattaatattattaatttatttccttctatTACGTGTAGTGGTTATGAGGGTGTGAACTATCAATATCACCACTAA
- a CDS encoding hypothetical protein, unlikely (unlikely gene predicted by glimmer), with product MRKRRRNFDFFFLNKKKEKKKTKSDLKETKTKVYESSEQVRK from the coding sequence atgaggaaacgaagaaggaattttgatttttttttcttaaataaaaaaaaggagaagaaaaaaacaaaaagtgatttaaaagagacaaaaacaaaagtataTGAATCATCAGAGCAGGTGCGTAAGTGA
- a CDS encoding hypothetical protein, unlikely (unlikely gene predicted by glimmer), producing MCMCVGVCGRMWAYVNGGSCTCNCFACESSLPFFPFFFICNTQWLHVFSFFFCVCTHFASFSMLFSPPVFCFRLLHVHFYA from the coding sequence atgtgtatgtgtgtgggcgTATGTGGGCGTATGTGGGCGTATGTGAATGGGGGAAGCTGCACGTGCAATTGTTTTGCGTGTGAAagttcccttccctttttcccttttttttttatttgcaaTACCCAGTGGCTGcatgtattttctttttttttttgtgtctgtACGCATTTTGCATCCTTTTCtatgttgttttctcctcctgttttttgtttccgtttATTGCATGTGCATTTTTATGcatga